A section of the Cydia splendana chromosome 1, ilCydSple1.2, whole genome shotgun sequence genome encodes:
- the LOC134789736 gene encoding mothers against decapentaplegic homolog 4, which translates to MNTTAPTSADACLSIVHSLMCHRQGGESEGFSKRAIESLVKKLKEKRDELDSLITAITTNGAHPSKCVTIQRTLDGRLQVAGRKGFPHVIYARIWRWPDLHKNELKHVKFCQFAFDLKCDSVCVNPYHYERVVSPGIDLSGLTLTSGPSRLVKDEYTAGLSGNGMDMDTGELVTIQHHAAASPRHHHSLPHHHQQFQGTNIIINQTQAPEGVPNMFSPTHGPRPLRPPGAPQMAQPPQMPHLSPGPQMISNHGRMTPGPPQLGPGTPQMGPGTPQMGPGTPQMCPGTPQMGPSTPQMCPGTPQMCPGTPQMGPGTPQMVANTPQMPSPRMAPAPTQMSPGTPQMPNISQGMSIPSPQQMAMSQQRTIAPKLEPPDTIDARAMWLPKRMNHSALPVSMSPGGTTPLIDGQNTTFFTAEQTTTETQMTQTISAGPVSVSSGSAESSQQNGFASAGSPAPQPSPLPRTQHQQGTWTGNNTLTYTQSLAPPAPAPLDAPPQHHHYYNGNPGGQPLLSQLPAPEYWCSVAYFELDTQVGETFKVPSSRPNVTVDGYVDPSGGNRFCLGALSNVHRTEQSERARLHIGKGVQLDLRGEGDVWLRCLSEHSVFVQSYYLDREAGRAPGDAVHKIYPSACIKVFDLRQCHRQMQSQAATAQAAAAAQAAAVAGHIQPAHPGMNKCLTAAAGIGVDDLRRLCIVRLSFVKGWGPDYPRTSIKETPCWVEVHLHRALQLLDEVLHTMPIDGPRNNIE; encoded by the exons ATGAACACCACAGCTCCCACATCGGCAGACGCCTGCCTGAGTATTGTGCACTCTCTCATGTGTCACCGGCAGGGCGGAGAGAGTGAGGGCTTCTCCAAACGTGCCATAGAATCTCTTGTCAAGAAGCTCAAAGAGAAACGGGATGAATTAGACTCGCTGATCACAGCCATCACCACAAATGGAGCTCACCCGAGCAAATGTGTTACAATACAGAGGACTTTAGATGGCAGATTACAG GTTGCAGGCCGCAAAGGCTTCCCACACGTGATATACGCTCGCATATGGCGCTGGCCAGACCTGCATAAGAATGAGCTGAAGCACGTCAAGTTCTGCCAGTTCGCCTTCGACCTCAAGTGTGACTCGGTGTGCGTCAACCCTTACCACTACGAGCGGGTGGTATCACCAGGTATTG ATCTCTCCGGGCTGACATTGACATCTGGCCCAAGCCGCCTAGTTAAGGACGAGTACACAGCTGGCTTGAGCGGGAATGGCATGGACATGGACACCGGCGAGTTGGTCACAATACAG CACCACGCCGCCGCCAGCCCGCGCCACCATCACTCGCTGCCACACCACCACCAGCAGTTCCAGGGCACCAACATCATTATCAACCAAACGCAAG CGCCAGAGGGCGTTCCGAACATGTTCTCCCCGACGCACGGGCCGCGGCCGCTCCGGCCGCCCGGGGCGCCGCAGATGGCGCAGCCGCCGCAGATGCCACACCTCTCCCCCGGGCCCCAAATGATCTCAAACCACGGACGGATGACGCCCGGCCCGCCTCAACTAGGCCCCGGAACACCTCAGATGGGACCGGGAACGCCTCAAATGGGGCCGGGAACGCCTCAAATGTGCCCAGGAACGCCTCAGATGGGTCCGAGCACGCCTCAAATGTGTCCGGGGACTCCTCAAATGTGCCCCGGGACTCCTCAGATGGGTCCGGGCACGCCGCAGATGGTGGCCAACACGCCGCAGATGCCGTCACCGCGCATGGCGCCCGCGCCCACGCAGATGTCTCCGGGGACTCCGCAAATGCCCAACATAAGCCAGGGGATGTCGATACCTAGTCCGCAACAGATGGCCATGAGCCAGCAGAGGACCATAGCGCCGAAGCTGGAACCCCCGGACACTATAGACGCGAGAGCGATGTGGTTACCGAAAAGAATGAACCATT CTGCCCTGCCGGTGAGTATGTCGCCCGGCGGTACGACGCCCCTCATTGACGGACAAAACACGACGTTCTTCACGGCCGAGCAGACGACTACTGAAACACAAATGACACAGACTATATCAG CAGGCCCTGTGTCAGTGTCATCAGGATCGGCCGAGAGTTCCCAACAGAACGGCTTCGCCTCAGCAGGCAGTCCCGCACCGCAACCTAGTCCACTGCCGCGCACGCAGCATCAACAAG GCACTTGGACGGGCAACAACACGCTGACGTACACGCAGAGCctcgcgccgcccgcgccagcGCCGCTAGACGCGCCGCCACAACACCATCACTACT ATAACGGCAACCCGGGCGGGCAGCCGTTGCTGTCTCAGCTGCCTGCTCCTGAGTACTGGTGCTCGGTGGCGTACTTCGAGCTAGACACGCAGGTCGGAGAGACGTTCAAAGTGCCGTCGAGCAGGCCCAACGTCACG GTTGACGGTTACGTAGACCCTTCAGGAGGCAACAGATTTTGCCTCGGCGCTTTGAGCAACGTTCACAGAACAGAGCAGAGCGAACGCGCAAG ACTGCACATCGGCAAAGGCGTGCAGCTCGACTTGCGCGGCGAGGGCGACGTGTGGCTGCGCTGCCTGTCCGAGCACTCCGTGTTCGTGCAGTCCTACTACCTGGACCGCGAGGCGGGCCGGGCCCCGGGTGACGCGGTGCACAAGATATACCCCTCCGCCTGCATCAAG GTGTTTGACCTACGGCAGTGCCACCGGCAGATGCAGTCTCAGGCCGCGACAGCGCAGGCCGCGGCCGCCGCGCaggccgccgccgtcgccggaCACATCCAGCCCGCGCACCCAGGCATGAACAAGT GTCTAACAGCAGCGGCGGGCATCGGCGTGGACGACCTGCGGCGGCTGTGCATCGTGCGCCTGTCCTTCGTCAAGGGCTGGGGGCCCGACTACCCGCGCACCTCCATCAAGGAGACCCCCTGCTGGGTCGAGGTCCATCTCCACAG GGCCCTGCAGCTCCTCGACGAGGTGCTCCACACGATGCCGATCGACGGGCCGCGGAACAACATCGAGTAG